A genome region from Rhinopithecus roxellana isolate Shanxi Qingling chromosome 10, ASM756505v1, whole genome shotgun sequence includes the following:
- the CDCA3 gene encoding cell division cycle-associated protein 3 isoform X5: MKTSSGDPPSPLVKQLSEVFETEDSKSNLPPEPVLPPEAPLSSELDLPLGTPLSAEEQMPPWNQTEFPSKQVFSKEEARQPTESPVASQSSDKPSRDPETPRSSGSMRNRWKPNSSKVLGRSPLTILQDDNSPGTLTLRQVKEEKGKRPSPLSENVSELKEGAILGTGRPLKTGGRTWEQGQDHDKENQHFLLVEG; encoded by the exons ATGAAGACCAGCAGTGGAG ACCCCCCAAGCCCACTGGTGAAACAGCTGAGTGAAGTATTTGAAACTGAAGACTCTAAATCAAATCTTCCCCCAGAGCCTGTTCTGCCCCCGGAGGCACCTTTATCTTCTGAATTGGACTTGCCTCTGGGTACCCCGTTATCTGCTGAGGAACAGATGCCACCTTGGAACCAGACTGAGTTCCCCTCCAAACAGGTGTTTTCCAAGGAGGAAGCAAGACAGCCCACAGAAAGCCCTGTGGCCAGCCAGAGCTCCGACAAGCCCTCAAGGGACCCCGAGACTCCCAGATCTTCAG GTTCTATGCGCAATAGATGGAAACCAAACAGCAGCAAGGTACTAGGGAGATCCCCCCTCACCATCCTGCAGGATGACAACTCCCCTGGCACCCTGACACTACGACAGGTAAAGGAAGAGAAG GGTAAGCGGCCTTCACCCTTAAGTGAAAATGTTAGTGAACTAAAGGAAGGAGCCATTCTTGGAACTGGACGACCTCTGAAAACTGGAGGACGAACATGGGAGCAAGGCCAGGACCATGACAAGGAAAATCAGCACTTTCTCTTGGTGGAGGGCTAG
- the GNB3 gene encoding guanine nucleotide-binding protein G(I)/G(S)/G(T) subunit beta-3 — MGEMEQLRQEAEQLKKQIADARKACADVTLAELVSGLEVAGRVQMRTRRTLRGHLAKIYAMHWATDSKLLVSASQDGKLIVWDSYTTNKVHAIPLRSSWVMTCAYAPSGNFVACGGLDNMCSIYNLKSREGNVKVSRELSAHTGYLSCCRFLDDNNIVTSSGDTTCALWDIETGQQKTVFVGHTGDCMSLAVSPDFNLFISGACDASAKLWDVREGTCRQTFTGHESDINAICFFPNGEAICTGSDDASCRLFDLRADQELICFSHESIICGITSVAFSLSGRLLFAGYDDFNCNVWDSMKSERVGILSGHDNRVSCLGVTADGMAVATGSWDSFLKIWN; from the exons CTGGTGTCTGGCCTAGAGGTAGCGGGACGAGTCCAGATGCGGACGCGGCGGACGTTAAGGGGGCACCTGGCCAAGATCTATGCCATGCACTGGGCCACTGACTCCAA GCTGCTGGTAAGTGCCTCGCAAGATGGGAAGCTGATCGTGTGGGACAGCTACACCACCAACAAG GTGCACGCCATCCCACTGCGCTCCTCCTGGGTGATGACCTGTGCCTATGCCCCATCAGGGAACTTTGTGGCATGTGGAGGGCTGGACAACATGTGTTCCATCTACAACCTCAAATCCCGTGAGGGCAATGTCAAGGTCAGCCGGGAGCTTTCTGCTCACACAG GTTATCTCTCCTGCTGCCGCTTCCTGGATGACAACAATATTGTGACCAGCTCGGGGGACACCACGTG TGCCTTGTGGGACATTGAGACTGGGCAGCAGAAGACTGTATTTGTGGGACACACGGGTGACTGCATGAGCCTGGCTGTGTCTCCTGACTTCAATCTCTTCATTTCGGGGGCCTGTGATGCCAGCGCCAAGCTCTGGGATGTGCGAGAGGGGACCTGCCGTCAGACTTTCACTGGCCACGAGTCGGACATCAACGCCATCTGT TTCTTCCCCAATGGAGAGGCCATCTGTACGGGCTCGGATGATGCTTCCTGCCGCTTGTTTGACCTGCGGGCAGACCAGGAGCTGATCTGCTTCTCCCATGAGAGCATCATCTGCGGCATCACGTCCGTGGCCTTCTCCCTCAGTGGCCGCCTGCTATTCGCTGGCTACGACGACTTCAACTGCAATGTCTGGGACTCCATGAAGTCCGAGCGTGTGG GCATCCTCTCTGGCCACGACAACAGGGTCAGCTGCCTGGGAGTCACAGCTGATGGGATGGCTGTGGCCACAGGTTCCTGGGACAGCTTCCTCAAAATCTGGAACTGA
- the CDCA3 gene encoding cell division cycle-associated protein 3 isoform X4, whose amino-acid sequence MGSAKSVPVTPARPPPHNKHLARVADPRSPSAGILRTPIQVESSPQPGLPAGEQLEGLKHAQDSDPRSPTLGIARTPMKTSSGEPVLPPEAPLSSELDLPLGTPLSAEEQMPPWNQTEFPSKQVFSKEEARQPTESPVASQSSDKPSRDPETPRSSGSMRNRWKPNSSKVLGRSPLTILQDDNSPGTLTLRQGKRPSPLSENVSELKEGAILGTGRPLKTGGRTWEQGQDHDKENQHFLLVEG is encoded by the exons ATGGGCTCAGCCAAGAGCGTCCCGGTCACACCAGCGCGGCCTCCGCCGCACAACAAGCATCTGGCTCGAGTGGCGGACCCCCGTTCACCTAGTGCTGGCATCCTGCGCACTCCCATCCAG GTGGAGAGCTCTCCACAGCCAGGCCTACCAGCAGGGGAGCAACTGGAGGGTCTTAAACATGCCCAGGACTCAGATCCCCGCTCTCCTACTCTTGGTATTGCTCGGACACCTATGAAGACCAGCAGTGGAG AGCCTGTTCTGCCCCCGGAGGCACCTTTATCTTCTGAATTGGACTTGCCTCTGGGTACCCCGTTATCTGCTGAGGAACAGATGCCACCTTGGAACCAGACTGAGTTCCCCTCCAAACAGGTGTTTTCCAAGGAGGAAGCAAGACAGCCCACAGAAAGCCCTGTGGCCAGCCAGAGCTCCGACAAGCCCTCAAGGGACCCCGAGACTCCCAGATCTTCAG GTTCTATGCGCAATAGATGGAAACCAAACAGCAGCAAGGTACTAGGGAGATCCCCCCTCACCATCCTGCAGGATGACAACTCCCCTGGCACCCTGACACTACGACAG GGTAAGCGGCCTTCACCCTTAAGTGAAAATGTTAGTGAACTAAAGGAAGGAGCCATTCTTGGAACTGGACGACCTCTGAAAACTGGAGGACGAACATGGGAGCAAGGCCAGGACCATGACAAGGAAAATCAGCACTTTCTCTTGGTGGAGGGCTAG
- the CDCA3 gene encoding cell division cycle-associated protein 3 isoform X3 — MGSAKSVPVTPARPPPHNKHLARVADPRSPSAGILRTPIQVESSPQPGLPAGEQLEGLKHAQDSDPRSPTLGIARTPMKTSSGEPVLPPEAPLSSELDLPLGTPLSAEEQMPPWNQTEFPSKQVFSKEEARQPTESPVASQSSDKPSRDPETPRSSGSMRNRWKPNSSKVLGRSPLTILQDDNSPGTLTLRQVKEEKGKRPSPLSENVSELKEGAILGTGRPLKTGGRTWEQGQDHDKENQHFLLVEG; from the exons ATGGGCTCAGCCAAGAGCGTCCCGGTCACACCAGCGCGGCCTCCGCCGCACAACAAGCATCTGGCTCGAGTGGCGGACCCCCGTTCACCTAGTGCTGGCATCCTGCGCACTCCCATCCAG GTGGAGAGCTCTCCACAGCCAGGCCTACCAGCAGGGGAGCAACTGGAGGGTCTTAAACATGCCCAGGACTCAGATCCCCGCTCTCCTACTCTTGGTATTGCTCGGACACCTATGAAGACCAGCAGTGGAG AGCCTGTTCTGCCCCCGGAGGCACCTTTATCTTCTGAATTGGACTTGCCTCTGGGTACCCCGTTATCTGCTGAGGAACAGATGCCACCTTGGAACCAGACTGAGTTCCCCTCCAAACAGGTGTTTTCCAAGGAGGAAGCAAGACAGCCCACAGAAAGCCCTGTGGCCAGCCAGAGCTCCGACAAGCCCTCAAGGGACCCCGAGACTCCCAGATCTTCAG GTTCTATGCGCAATAGATGGAAACCAAACAGCAGCAAGGTACTAGGGAGATCCCCCCTCACCATCCTGCAGGATGACAACTCCCCTGGCACCCTGACACTACGACAGGTAAAGGAAGAGAAG GGTAAGCGGCCTTCACCCTTAAGTGAAAATGTTAGTGAACTAAAGGAAGGAGCCATTCTTGGAACTGGACGACCTCTGAAAACTGGAGGACGAACATGGGAGCAAGGCCAGGACCATGACAAGGAAAATCAGCACTTTCTCTTGGTGGAGGGCTAG
- the CDCA3 gene encoding cell division cycle-associated protein 3 isoform X6 yields MGSAKSVPVTPARPPPHNKHLARVADPRSPSAGILRTPIQVESSPQPGLPAGEQLEGLKHAQDSDPRSPTLGIARTPMKTSSGDPPSPLVKQLSEVFETEDSKSNLPPEPVLPPEAPLSSELDLPLGTPLSAEEQMPPWNQTEFPSKQVFSKEEARQPTESPVASQSSDKPSRDPETPRSSG; encoded by the exons ATGGGCTCAGCCAAGAGCGTCCCGGTCACACCAGCGCGGCCTCCGCCGCACAACAAGCATCTGGCTCGAGTGGCGGACCCCCGTTCACCTAGTGCTGGCATCCTGCGCACTCCCATCCAG GTGGAGAGCTCTCCACAGCCAGGCCTACCAGCAGGGGAGCAACTGGAGGGTCTTAAACATGCCCAGGACTCAGATCCCCGCTCTCCTACTCTTGGTATTGCTCGGACACCTATGAAGACCAGCAGTGGAG ACCCCCCAAGCCCACTGGTGAAACAGCTGAGTGAAGTATTTGAAACTGAAGACTCTAAATCAAATCTTCCCCCAGAGCCTGTTCTGCCCCCGGAGGCACCTTTATCTTCTGAATTGGACTTGCCTCTGGGTACCCCGTTATCTGCTGAGGAACAGATGCCACCTTGGAACCAGACTGAGTTCCCCTCCAAACAGGTGTTTTCCAAGGAGGAAGCAAGACAGCCCACAGAAAGCCCTGTGGCCAGCCAGAGCTCCGACAAGCCCTCAAGGGACCCCGAGACTCCCAGATCTTCAG GGTAA
- the CDCA3 gene encoding cell division cycle-associated protein 3 isoform X1, translating to MGSAKSVPVTPARPPPHNKHLARVADPRSPSAGILRTPIQVESSPQPGLPAGEQLEGLKHAQDSDPRSPTLGIARTPMKTSSGDPPSPLVKQLSEVFETEDSKSNLPPEPVLPPEAPLSSELDLPLGTPLSAEEQMPPWNQTEFPSKQVFSKEEARQPTESPVASQSSDKPSRDPETPRSSGSMRNRWKPNSSKVLGRSPLTILQDDNSPGTLTLRQVKEEKGKRPSPLSENVSELKEGAILGTGRPLKTGGRTWEQGQDHDKENQHFLLVEG from the exons ATGGGCTCAGCCAAGAGCGTCCCGGTCACACCAGCGCGGCCTCCGCCGCACAACAAGCATCTGGCTCGAGTGGCGGACCCCCGTTCACCTAGTGCTGGCATCCTGCGCACTCCCATCCAG GTGGAGAGCTCTCCACAGCCAGGCCTACCAGCAGGGGAGCAACTGGAGGGTCTTAAACATGCCCAGGACTCAGATCCCCGCTCTCCTACTCTTGGTATTGCTCGGACACCTATGAAGACCAGCAGTGGAG ACCCCCCAAGCCCACTGGTGAAACAGCTGAGTGAAGTATTTGAAACTGAAGACTCTAAATCAAATCTTCCCCCAGAGCCTGTTCTGCCCCCGGAGGCACCTTTATCTTCTGAATTGGACTTGCCTCTGGGTACCCCGTTATCTGCTGAGGAACAGATGCCACCTTGGAACCAGACTGAGTTCCCCTCCAAACAGGTGTTTTCCAAGGAGGAAGCAAGACAGCCCACAGAAAGCCCTGTGGCCAGCCAGAGCTCCGACAAGCCCTCAAGGGACCCCGAGACTCCCAGATCTTCAG GTTCTATGCGCAATAGATGGAAACCAAACAGCAGCAAGGTACTAGGGAGATCCCCCCTCACCATCCTGCAGGATGACAACTCCCCTGGCACCCTGACACTACGACAGGTAAAGGAAGAGAAG GGTAAGCGGCCTTCACCCTTAAGTGAAAATGTTAGTGAACTAAAGGAAGGAGCCATTCTTGGAACTGGACGACCTCTGAAAACTGGAGGACGAACATGGGAGCAAGGCCAGGACCATGACAAGGAAAATCAGCACTTTCTCTTGGTGGAGGGCTAG
- the CDCA3 gene encoding cell division cycle-associated protein 3 isoform X2 → MGSAKSVPVTPARPPPHNKHLARVADPRSPSAGILRTPIQVESSPQPGLPAGEQLEGLKHAQDSDPRSPTLGIARTPMKTSSGDPPSPLVKQLSEVFETEDSKSNLPPEPVLPPEAPLSSELDLPLGTPLSAEEQMPPWNQTEFPSKQVFSKEEARQPTESPVASQSSDKPSRDPETPRSSGSMRNRWKPNSSKVLGRSPLTILQDDNSPGTLTLRQGKRPSPLSENVSELKEGAILGTGRPLKTGGRTWEQGQDHDKENQHFLLVEG, encoded by the exons ATGGGCTCAGCCAAGAGCGTCCCGGTCACACCAGCGCGGCCTCCGCCGCACAACAAGCATCTGGCTCGAGTGGCGGACCCCCGTTCACCTAGTGCTGGCATCCTGCGCACTCCCATCCAG GTGGAGAGCTCTCCACAGCCAGGCCTACCAGCAGGGGAGCAACTGGAGGGTCTTAAACATGCCCAGGACTCAGATCCCCGCTCTCCTACTCTTGGTATTGCTCGGACACCTATGAAGACCAGCAGTGGAG ACCCCCCAAGCCCACTGGTGAAACAGCTGAGTGAAGTATTTGAAACTGAAGACTCTAAATCAAATCTTCCCCCAGAGCCTGTTCTGCCCCCGGAGGCACCTTTATCTTCTGAATTGGACTTGCCTCTGGGTACCCCGTTATCTGCTGAGGAACAGATGCCACCTTGGAACCAGACTGAGTTCCCCTCCAAACAGGTGTTTTCCAAGGAGGAAGCAAGACAGCCCACAGAAAGCCCTGTGGCCAGCCAGAGCTCCGACAAGCCCTCAAGGGACCCCGAGACTCCCAGATCTTCAG GTTCTATGCGCAATAGATGGAAACCAAACAGCAGCAAGGTACTAGGGAGATCCCCCCTCACCATCCTGCAGGATGACAACTCCCCTGGCACCCTGACACTACGACAG GGTAAGCGGCCTTCACCCTTAAGTGAAAATGTTAGTGAACTAAAGGAAGGAGCCATTCTTGGAACTGGACGACCTCTGAAAACTGGAGGACGAACATGGGAGCAAGGCCAGGACCATGACAAGGAAAATCAGCACTTTCTCTTGGTGGAGGGCTAG